From one Rhodamnia argentea isolate NSW1041297 chromosome 1, ASM2092103v1, whole genome shotgun sequence genomic stretch:
- the LOC115747034 gene encoding adenylyl-sulfate kinase 3-like isoform X1, protein MCAVSVDRVTCSIASYVGTSCDHMPAIRGPGACVFGALGELDLRLAKKELGFVSCSGLDAKRFERGRSGPSRVCLRRGERSVPLAPVRAMEQSRTAHVNSKADGAEGENLHQISTVGNSTNIKWHSCSVSKLERQELLQQKGCVIWITGLSGSGKSTLACALSRSLHSRGKLTYVLDGDNVRHGLNSDLSFKAEDRAENIRRIGEVAKLFADAGVICIASLISPYRRDREACRAILPEGDFIEVFMDVPLQVCEARDPKGLYKLARAGKIKGFTGIDDPYEPPLDCEIVLQQKESECASPCEMAEEVICFLEEKGYLKA, encoded by the exons ATGTGTGCGGTGTCGGTGGACCGAGTAACGTGCTCAATCGCGTCGTACGTTGGGACGAGCTGTGACC ATATGCCTGCGATTCGAGGACCCGGCGCGTGCGTGTTCGGGGCTTTGGGGGAGCTCGATTTGAGGCTGGCGAAGAAGGAGCTAGGGTTTGTGAGTTGCTCGGGGCTGGACGCCAAGCGTTTCGAGCGCGGAAGGAGCGGGCCGTCGCGGGTGTGCCTCCGTCGTGGCGAGAGGTCGGTCCCTTTGGCGCCGGTCAGAGCGATGGAGCAGAGCAGGACCGCTCACGTGAATAGCAAAGCTGATGGCGCTGAAG GTGAAAATCTCCACCAGATATCTACGGTTGGAAACTCAACAAACATCAAGTGGCACAGTTGTTCAGTTAGTAAACTTGAAAGGCAGGAGTTGCTTCAGCAAAAAGGCTGTGTCATATGGATCACCGGTCTCAGTGGTTCAG GGAAGAGCACACTAGCTTGTGCTTTGAGTCGGAGCTTGCATTCAAGAGGAAAGCTGACCTATGTCCTTGATGGTGACAATGTTCGTCATGGTTTGAACAGTGATCTGAGTTTTAAGGCAGAAGATCGCGCAGAAAACATTCGAAGGATTG GTGAAGTAGCCAAGCTCTTTGCAGATGCAGGGGTGATTTGCATTGCTAGTTTGATATCCCCATATAGAAGAGATAGGGAAGCTTGCCGTGCCATCTTGCCAGAAGGTGATTTCATTGAG GTCTTCATGGATGTGCCGCTCCAAGTTTGTGAGGCAAGGGATCCCAAGGGTCTGTACAAGCTGGCACGAGCTGGAAAAATTAAAG GTTTTACGGGAATTGATGATCCATACGAACCTCCACTAGATTGTGAG ATAGTGTTGCAACAGAAGGAATCTGAATGTGCTTCCCCTTGTGAGATGGCTGAAGAAGTCATCTGTTTCCTGGAGGAGAAAGGGTACCTCAAGGCCTAA
- the LOC115747066 gene encoding LOW QUALITY PROTEIN: uncharacterized protein LOC115747066 (The sequence of the model RefSeq protein was modified relative to this genomic sequence to represent the inferred CDS: deleted 1 base in 1 codon) — protein MSKGNGVLVPFVLFLVSTSLFSPRSLASGSPGTGDRSGCGRPDPSRHFKCYYGGYDLQNKHYWASAAFTGVHGYVIAGAWMLSGLGFGIFILSKGASTSSTDPSDLQRVVVISLMLLLTLLAIVASGCVLAANQRSHHRMRRLKETILKAGDDAHRTIRRIITTMMGMEYLLLPYEPAVSFRLNLTTHQLRKESRVIEQFVQTNGRSIDLAIQTSYIAHIVIVAVNMVLLTGVIVLLLLHWHPGLVMIILFCWILTTLCWVITGIDFFLHTFAEDTCSAFQGYVQNPKKNSLTTILPCMDSSYSDQLMTEIGSTIYNFFALLNAKTTVLYRSLGIGDLGNELTGVLKICEPFSGPPNYSYMPGNCSKDDIPVGDLPNVLAPFTCYQGNSPGKCKSEGKFVPESAYYMACAYSRSIQGLIDMYPDLKGLSECSFVKDRFEEAVLHQCRPFRASTRRLWSSMLALSIVMVALVLAWVVKACQDRGRAFSRCSIFPNS, from the exons ATGTCAAAAGGCAATGGGGTTCTTGTTCCTTTCGTCCTCTTCTTGGTGTCCACGTCCTTGTTCTCGCCGCGTTCGCTGGCGTCCGGATCCCCCGGCACTGGAGACAGAAGCGGCTGCGGGAGGCCCGACCCTTCCCGCCACTTCAAGTGTTACTACGGGGGTTACGATCTTCAGAACAAGCATTACTGGGCT TCTGCGGCATTTACAGGAGTTCACGGATACGTGATCGCTGGGGCATGGATGTTGAGCGGACTAGGCTTCGGAATCTTCATACTTTCGAAGGGCGCGAGCACAAGCTCGACGGACCCGTCAGATCTCCAAAGAGTCGTAGTAATCTCCCTCATGCTCTTGCTCACCCTTCTTGCCAT AGTGGCCAGCGGTTGCGTCCTCGCAGCGAACCAGCGGTCCCACCACAGAATGAGGAGGCTGAAAGAAACCATTCTCAAAGCGGGCGATGACGCTCACCGAACAATCCGAAGGATCATCACAACAATGATGGGAATGGAGTACCTATTGCTTCCCTATGAACCCGCTGTGTCTTTCCGGTTGAATTTGACCACCCATCAACTCAGAAAGGAGTCGAGGGTCATCGAACAATTCGTCCAAACGAACGGCCGTTCAATCGATCTGGCAATTCAAACTTC GTACATAGCACATATCGTAATCGTAGCGGTCAACATGGTTCTGCTAACTGGGGTGATCG TTCTTCTTCTACTGCACTGGCATCCGGGACTCGTCAT GATAATTCTCTTTTGCTGGATCTTAACAACTCTTTGCTGGGTTATCACCGGCATCGATTTCTTCCTCCACAC TTTTGCAGAGGATACTTGCTCAGCATTTCAAGGATATGtacaaaatcccaaaaaaaacaGTCTTACCACAATCCTACCGTGTATGGACTCGTCGTACTCAGATCAACTCATGACGGAGATCGGCTCCACCATTTACAACTTCTTCGCCCTG TTGAATGCCAAGACAACCGTGCTATATCGGTCCTTAGGAATAGGTGACCTGGGCAACGAGCTGACTGGAGTCCTGAAGATATGTGAACCTTTTTCCGGACCTCCTAACTACAGCTACATGCCAGGAAACTGCTCAAAAGACGACATTCCGGTTGGCGACTTGCCAAAT GTCCTCGCGCCATTCACGTGCTACCAGGGAAACTCGCCAGGTAAATGCAAGAGCGAAGGGAAGTTCGTGCCGGAGTCCGCCTACTACATGGCCTGCGCATACAGTCGGTCCATCCAAGGA CTGATCGACATGTATCCCGATCTGAAGGGCCTATCAGAGTGCTCTTTTGTGAAGGACAGGTTTGAGGAGGCTGTGCTGCACCAGTGCAGGCCATTCAGGGCCTCCACACGCCGGTTGTGGTCATCAATGCTTGCCCTGTCAATTGTGATGGTGGCTTTGGTGCTGGCCTGGGTGGTCAAGGCATGCCAGGATAGGGGAAGAGCCTTCTCTAGGTGCTCCATTTTCCCCAATTCCTAG
- the LOC115747034 gene encoding adenylyl-sulfate kinase, chloroplastic-like isoform X3 — MALKISTVGNSTNIKWHSCSVSKLERQELLQQKGCVIWITGLSGSGKSTLACALSRSLHSRGKLTYVLDGDNVRHGLNSDLSFKAEDRAENIRRIGEVAKLFADAGVICIASLISPYRRDREACRAILPEGDFIEVFMDVPLQVCEARDPKGLYKLARAGKIKGFTGIDDPYEPPLDCEIVLQQKESECASPCEMAEEVICFLEEKGYLKA; from the exons ATGGCGCTGAAG ATATCTACGGTTGGAAACTCAACAAACATCAAGTGGCACAGTTGTTCAGTTAGTAAACTTGAAAGGCAGGAGTTGCTTCAGCAAAAAGGCTGTGTCATATGGATCACCGGTCTCAGTGGTTCAG GGAAGAGCACACTAGCTTGTGCTTTGAGTCGGAGCTTGCATTCAAGAGGAAAGCTGACCTATGTCCTTGATGGTGACAATGTTCGTCATGGTTTGAACAGTGATCTGAGTTTTAAGGCAGAAGATCGCGCAGAAAACATTCGAAGGATTG GTGAAGTAGCCAAGCTCTTTGCAGATGCAGGGGTGATTTGCATTGCTAGTTTGATATCCCCATATAGAAGAGATAGGGAAGCTTGCCGTGCCATCTTGCCAGAAGGTGATTTCATTGAG GTCTTCATGGATGTGCCGCTCCAAGTTTGTGAGGCAAGGGATCCCAAGGGTCTGTACAAGCTGGCACGAGCTGGAAAAATTAAAG GTTTTACGGGAATTGATGATCCATACGAACCTCCACTAGATTGTGAG ATAGTGTTGCAACAGAAGGAATCTGAATGTGCTTCCCCTTGTGAGATGGCTGAAGAAGTCATCTGTTTCCTGGAGGAGAAAGGGTACCTCAAGGCCTAA
- the LOC115747034 gene encoding adenylyl-sulfate kinase 3-like isoform X2, whose amino-acid sequence MPAIRGPGACVFGALGELDLRLAKKELGFVSCSGLDAKRFERGRSGPSRVCLRRGERSVPLAPVRAMEQSRTAHVNSKADGAEGENLHQISTVGNSTNIKWHSCSVSKLERQELLQQKGCVIWITGLSGSGKSTLACALSRSLHSRGKLTYVLDGDNVRHGLNSDLSFKAEDRAENIRRIGEVAKLFADAGVICIASLISPYRRDREACRAILPEGDFIEVFMDVPLQVCEARDPKGLYKLARAGKIKGFTGIDDPYEPPLDCEIVLQQKESECASPCEMAEEVICFLEEKGYLKA is encoded by the exons ATGCCTGCGATTCGAGGACCCGGCGCGTGCGTGTTCGGGGCTTTGGGGGAGCTCGATTTGAGGCTGGCGAAGAAGGAGCTAGGGTTTGTGAGTTGCTCGGGGCTGGACGCCAAGCGTTTCGAGCGCGGAAGGAGCGGGCCGTCGCGGGTGTGCCTCCGTCGTGGCGAGAGGTCGGTCCCTTTGGCGCCGGTCAGAGCGATGGAGCAGAGCAGGACCGCTCACGTGAATAGCAAAGCTGATGGCGCTGAAG GTGAAAATCTCCACCAGATATCTACGGTTGGAAACTCAACAAACATCAAGTGGCACAGTTGTTCAGTTAGTAAACTTGAAAGGCAGGAGTTGCTTCAGCAAAAAGGCTGTGTCATATGGATCACCGGTCTCAGTGGTTCAG GGAAGAGCACACTAGCTTGTGCTTTGAGTCGGAGCTTGCATTCAAGAGGAAAGCTGACCTATGTCCTTGATGGTGACAATGTTCGTCATGGTTTGAACAGTGATCTGAGTTTTAAGGCAGAAGATCGCGCAGAAAACATTCGAAGGATTG GTGAAGTAGCCAAGCTCTTTGCAGATGCAGGGGTGATTTGCATTGCTAGTTTGATATCCCCATATAGAAGAGATAGGGAAGCTTGCCGTGCCATCTTGCCAGAAGGTGATTTCATTGAG GTCTTCATGGATGTGCCGCTCCAAGTTTGTGAGGCAAGGGATCCCAAGGGTCTGTACAAGCTGGCACGAGCTGGAAAAATTAAAG GTTTTACGGGAATTGATGATCCATACGAACCTCCACTAGATTGTGAG ATAGTGTTGCAACAGAAGGAATCTGAATGTGCTTCCCCTTGTGAGATGGCTGAAGAAGTCATCTGTTTCCTGGAGGAGAAAGGGTACCTCAAGGCCTAA
- the LOC115747065 gene encoding uncharacterized protein LOC115747065 isoform X1, producing the protein MKRPMSNFGSQVMRVFSALFGDKTEEKMGIRNKYRKPTTLHCNAGSRCSTFAMVWSFMGFVVLLHLISVCRQKDAANEGNHLRTSNRPIYLELETVEEDNLQIPPPKGKRSPHATKSKNKNRRTHPIVDEFLDKKSQIRHVFFPEKRTAVDPMNSAGNDSFYYFPGRVWLDTEGNPIQAHGGGVLYDERSGTYYWYGEYKDGPTYHAHKRGAARVDVIGVGCYSSKDLWMWKNEGIVLAAKETNETHDLHKSKVLERPKVIYNEKTRKYVMWMHIDDANYTKAAVGVATSDYPTGPFDYLFSKRPHGFDSRDMTIFKDDDGIAYVMYSSENNSVLHVGPLTEDYLDVTHVMRRILVGQHREAPALFKHEGTYYMITSGCTGWAPNEAMAHVADSIMGPWETIGNPCIGGNKMYQLTTFLAQSTFVLPMPGQQGAFIFMADRWNPSDLRDSRYVWLPLLVGGPVDGPLEYSFGFPLWSRVSIYWHRKWRLPKGSSSSTK; encoded by the exons ATGAAAAGACCCATGTCGAATTTCGGGTCGCAGGTGATGCGGGTGTTTTCAG CATTATTTGGAGATAAGACAGAAGAGAAAATGGGGATCAGGAACAAATATCGGAAACCAACTACTTTGCATTGCAATGCAGGGAGCAGATGTTCAACCTTTGCTATGGTATGGAGCTTCATGGGGTTTGTTGTTCTGCTTCATTTGATCTCAGTATGTCGCCAAAAAGATGCCGCAAACGAAGGGAACCATTTGCGAACAAGCAACCGTCCCATATATCTTGAACTTGAGACAGTTGAGGAGGACAATCTTCAAATTCCTCCGCCTAAGGGGAAGCGTTCACCACATGCCACtaagagcaaaaataagaataggAGAACTCACCCTATAGTTGATGAGTTTCTCGATAAGAAATCCCAAATTAGGCATGTCTTTTTCCCTGAAAAGAGAACAGCCGTTGATCCAATGAATAGTGCTGGAAATGACAGTTTTTACTACTTTCCGGGGAGGGTATGGTTAGATACTGAGGGAAATCCCATTCAGGCTCATGGTGGTGGGGTCCTGTATGATGAGAGATCGGGAACATATTACTGGTACGGAGAGTATAAGGACGGGCCTACATACCATGCCCACAAAAGAGGAGCAGCAAGG GTCGATGTGATAGGAGTTGGATGTTACTCATCCAAGGACTTATGGATGTGGAAAAATGAAGGGATTGTTCTGGCAGCTAAAGAAACAAACGAGACCCACGATCTTCACAAGTCCAAAGTCCTCGAAAGGCCTAAGGTGATTTACAATGAGAAGACTAGGAAGTATGTGATGTGGATGCACATTGACGATGCTAACTACACCAAGGCTGCTGTGGGTGTTGCCACAAGCGACTACCCCACTGGCCCCTTTGATTATCTCTTTAGCAAACGGCCCCATGGGTTTGATAGTAGGGACATGACCATATTCAAAGACGATGATGGCATAGCTTATGTCATGTATTCCTCAGAAAACAATAGCGTTCTACATGTCGGACCCCTCACCGAGGATTATCTTGATGTGACCCATGTCATGAGAAGGATACTTGTGGGACAGCATCGGGAAGCTCCGGCTTTGTTTAAGCACGAAGGGACTTATTACATGATCACGTCTGGGTGCACCGGTTGGGCCCCAAACGAGGCGATGGCCCATGTGGCGGATTCAATTATGGGTCCTTGGGAGACCATCGGGAATCCATGCATAGGCGGGAACAAAATGTATCAACTCACCACATTCCTCGCTCAAAGTACATTTGTCCTTCCAATGCCGGGTCAACAAGGCGCTTTCATCTTCATGGCAGATCGGTGGAATCCTTCTGACTTGAGGGACTCTAGGTACGTATGGCTTCCTTTGCTTGTCGGGGGTCCAGTGGATGGTCCCCTCGAGTACAGTTTTGGGTTTCCTTTATGGTCGAGGGTGTCGATCTATTGGCATAGGAAGTGGAGGCTTCCTAAGGGGTCAAGTTCATCAACGAAGTAG
- the LOC115747065 gene encoding uncharacterized protein LOC115747065 isoform X2, whose product MKRPMSNFGSQVMRVFSGSRCSTFAMVWSFMGFVVLLHLISVCRQKDAANEGNHLRTSNRPIYLELETVEEDNLQIPPPKGKRSPHATKSKNKNRRTHPIVDEFLDKKSQIRHVFFPEKRTAVDPMNSAGNDSFYYFPGRVWLDTEGNPIQAHGGGVLYDERSGTYYWYGEYKDGPTYHAHKRGAARVDVIGVGCYSSKDLWMWKNEGIVLAAKETNETHDLHKSKVLERPKVIYNEKTRKYVMWMHIDDANYTKAAVGVATSDYPTGPFDYLFSKRPHGFDSRDMTIFKDDDGIAYVMYSSENNSVLHVGPLTEDYLDVTHVMRRILVGQHREAPALFKHEGTYYMITSGCTGWAPNEAMAHVADSIMGPWETIGNPCIGGNKMYQLTTFLAQSTFVLPMPGQQGAFIFMADRWNPSDLRDSRYVWLPLLVGGPVDGPLEYSFGFPLWSRVSIYWHRKWRLPKGSSSSTK is encoded by the exons ATGAAAAGACCCATGTCGAATTTCGGGTCGCAGGTGATGCGGGTGTTTTCAG GGAGCAGATGTTCAACCTTTGCTATGGTATGGAGCTTCATGGGGTTTGTTGTTCTGCTTCATTTGATCTCAGTATGTCGCCAAAAAGATGCCGCAAACGAAGGGAACCATTTGCGAACAAGCAACCGTCCCATATATCTTGAACTTGAGACAGTTGAGGAGGACAATCTTCAAATTCCTCCGCCTAAGGGGAAGCGTTCACCACATGCCACtaagagcaaaaataagaataggAGAACTCACCCTATAGTTGATGAGTTTCTCGATAAGAAATCCCAAATTAGGCATGTCTTTTTCCCTGAAAAGAGAACAGCCGTTGATCCAATGAATAGTGCTGGAAATGACAGTTTTTACTACTTTCCGGGGAGGGTATGGTTAGATACTGAGGGAAATCCCATTCAGGCTCATGGTGGTGGGGTCCTGTATGATGAGAGATCGGGAACATATTACTGGTACGGAGAGTATAAGGACGGGCCTACATACCATGCCCACAAAAGAGGAGCAGCAAGG GTCGATGTGATAGGAGTTGGATGTTACTCATCCAAGGACTTATGGATGTGGAAAAATGAAGGGATTGTTCTGGCAGCTAAAGAAACAAACGAGACCCACGATCTTCACAAGTCCAAAGTCCTCGAAAGGCCTAAGGTGATTTACAATGAGAAGACTAGGAAGTATGTGATGTGGATGCACATTGACGATGCTAACTACACCAAGGCTGCTGTGGGTGTTGCCACAAGCGACTACCCCACTGGCCCCTTTGATTATCTCTTTAGCAAACGGCCCCATGGGTTTGATAGTAGGGACATGACCATATTCAAAGACGATGATGGCATAGCTTATGTCATGTATTCCTCAGAAAACAATAGCGTTCTACATGTCGGACCCCTCACCGAGGATTATCTTGATGTGACCCATGTCATGAGAAGGATACTTGTGGGACAGCATCGGGAAGCTCCGGCTTTGTTTAAGCACGAAGGGACTTATTACATGATCACGTCTGGGTGCACCGGTTGGGCCCCAAACGAGGCGATGGCCCATGTGGCGGATTCAATTATGGGTCCTTGGGAGACCATCGGGAATCCATGCATAGGCGGGAACAAAATGTATCAACTCACCACATTCCTCGCTCAAAGTACATTTGTCCTTCCAATGCCGGGTCAACAAGGCGCTTTCATCTTCATGGCAGATCGGTGGAATCCTTCTGACTTGAGGGACTCTAGGTACGTATGGCTTCCTTTGCTTGTCGGGGGTCCAGTGGATGGTCCCCTCGAGTACAGTTTTGGGTTTCCTTTATGGTCGAGGGTGTCGATCTATTGGCATAGGAAGTGGAGGCTTCCTAAGGGGTCAAGTTCATCAACGAAGTAG